The Microbacterium sp. SORGH_AS_0862 region TCCCGCTGCGCTGCCGGGTTCAGAATCTCGTCGATGATTGCGCCGCCCATGAGCGGCGGCACAGCGTTCCCGATCTGCAAGAAGATCTTTGACCTTGAGCCGGCGAATGGGAACCCACTCGGAAATGACTGCAATGCCGCTGCTTGCTCGGCCGTGACACGAACTCCCGATGAACGCGGGTCATCGGCATGAGCCTCCGGCACCCACTCCACCTTGTTCGAGTTGTGCCCGAACATCACGGTTGGCGCAGGTAGGTTCACGCCTCGCCTTGCGGATCTCGCCTGGTTTCCGTTGCGGTAGACCCACTTCATGCTTCCGGCCTTGCTCGTGAGCGTCATCGCCGGCTCGGTCAACGCCCGTTCCGTGCGCGGCAGCTTGTTCCCTCTCGGCGGCTCCGCAGCGCTGCTGCCACTTGAGTAGTTGGACCGGAGTATCCACGATCGCAGCCCAGCCCCCGTCAAGGTCTGCGCGGGATACGACGATGGCCGCGAGTGGTAGTCACCCCGCTCGCGGCCACGGGGCACCTGATTACCGACGAGTTCGAATCCACCGAACCCGAGCGCGTCGGCCATGCTGACCCAGGGAGATACACCCGGATCGAGACGTTGCGGGTCGCGCTCGTAATAGCGCGAGTGAGTCGGCGCAGGCGGCGCGGCATCGACTCCGTCCGCTCGCGCGATGAGCACGGCGCGACGGCGAGTCTGTGG contains the following coding sequences:
- a CDS encoding DNA cytosine methyltransferase, which encodes MIGVSQDVRALDLFAGTGWGVALKARGIREGGVEIMPEARASRAAAGMETIYHDVWDGLLSDDPIVFQHALQIASPPCQSFSLAGKGAGRAALDDVLRAIDDGAYREPARLRALGAETDDRTALVLTPLAHVHRDRPTYVTWEQVPPVLPVWEACAAVMRDMGYSVWVGILRSEQYGVPQTRRRAVLIARADGVDAAPPAPTHSRYYERDPQRLDPGVSPWVSMADALGFGGFELVGNQVPRGRERGDYHSRPSSYPAQTLTGAGLRSWILRSNYSSGSSAAEPPRGNKLPRTERALTEPAMTLTSKAGSMKWVYRNGNQARSARRGVNLPAPTVMFGHNSNKVEWVPEAHADDPRSSGVRVTAEQAAALQSFPSGFPFAGSRSKIFLQIGNAVPPLMGGAIIDEILNPAAQREVLMERAA